A section of the Methanocaldococcus sp. FS406-22 genome encodes:
- a CDS encoding APC family permease produces MGHLTLKDAVFLTITSIVGGGIFVLSPLTYLLFGKSTIWGWVLLIFVSLIMASPFAYASTKISESGGVYKFVMKILGREIGIFSAYILWLSGVFALSGVVSFFEIVFNTKFDIPYVGLFLIAILTALILAGIRIVGNFVRIFGILTITIILYMVFSNGIKIDSIGEFNLKNAILTIYFGLWTATGWEGITMPLSAFKNQKAIAYGLLIGTFIIGILYLLFSLTVISINVKTNNLDEILKILIGDNLFLLAGMLIIISSCAFSVLFTLSYMPYGMGKDKIFPKVFVKLRKEIPYYGVILNTLLVIMLLIFDAKTLVDMSMFSTLIAYFLLYLAVFKESVGKIKVISLASMIITGLLILFRAYNFIFSC; encoded by the coding sequence ATGGGGCATTTAACACTCAAAGATGCAGTATTTTTAACAATAACATCTATTGTTGGTGGAGGAATTTTTGTTCTTTCCCCATTAACCTATTTGCTATTTGGAAAATCCACAATATGGGGTTGGGTTTTGTTGATATTTGTATCTCTAATTATGGCTTCCCCATTTGCCTATGCATCAACAAAGATAAGTGAAAGTGGAGGGGTTTATAAGTTTGTAATGAAAATTTTAGGTAGAGAGATAGGGATTTTTTCAGCTTATATTTTATGGCTCTCTGGGGTTTTTGCTCTATCTGGAGTGGTGTCATTCTTTGAAATAGTGTTTAATACTAAATTTGATATCCCTTATGTTGGATTGTTTCTAATTGCTATTTTAACTGCTTTAATCTTAGCTGGGATTAGGATAGTAGGCAACTTTGTCAGAATCTTTGGGATTTTAACAATAACCATTATTCTATATATGGTATTTTCAAATGGGATAAAAATTGATAGCATTGGAGAGTTTAATCTAAAAAATGCTATCTTAACCATTTACTTTGGATTATGGACAGCTACCGGATGGGAAGGCATAACAATGCCATTATCGGCATTTAAAAATCAAAAAGCTATAGCTTATGGGCTTTTGATAGGAACTTTTATTATTGGAATTTTATATTTGCTGTTTTCATTGACTGTAATATCCATAAATGTCAAAACAAACAACTTGGATGAGATATTAAAAATATTGATTGGAGATAACCTATTTTTGTTGGCTGGGATGTTGATAATAATATCAAGCTGTGCCTTCAGTGTTTTATTTACCCTTTCATATATGCCCTATGGAATGGGAAAAGATAAGATATTCCCAAAAGTATTTGTAAAGCTAAGAAAAGAGATTCCCTATTATGGAGTTATCTTAAATACATTATTGGTTATAATGCTGTTAATCTTTGATGCAAAGACTTTGGTAGATATGAGTATGTTCTCTACTTTAATAGCTTATTTTCTGCTATATTTGGCAGTGTTTAAAGAATCAGTTGGAAAGATAAAGGTTATATCATTAGCTTCTATGATAATAACTGGATTGTTGATATTATTTAGGGCTTATAATTTTATTTTTAGTTGTTAA
- the vhuD gene encoding F420-non-reducing hydrogenase iron-sulfur subunit VhuD, which yields MDPVIITFCCYQUGYGAADLAGTSRMQYPATVRIVRLPCTGKFDITYALRAFQKGADAVMVVGUKKGECVYETGNLKAEERVRFAKQLLDELGIGGDRIEMFFMSAAEADKFVSAVNEMTARIEKLGPNPLKAK from the coding sequence ATGGATCCAGTAATAATTACATTTTGTTGCTATCAGTGAGGATATGGGGCAGCTGATTTAGCAGGAACCAGTAGAATGCAATACCCTGCAACCGTAAGAATCGTAAGGCTCCCTTGTACCGGTAAATTCGATATCACCTACGCTTTAAGAGCTTTCCAAAAGGGAGCCGACGCGGTTATGGTTGTAGGGTGAAAGAAAGGGGAGTGTGTTTACGAAACAGGTAACTTAAAGGCTGAGGAGAGGGTTAGGTTCGCTAAACAATTGTTGGATGAATTAGGAATCGGCGGAGACAGGATAGAAATGTTCTTCATGTCTGCCGCTGAGGCAGACAAGTTCGTCTCCGCCGTTAATGAAATGACTGCAAGAATTGAAAAACTCGGACCTAACCCTCTCAAAGCTAAGTAA
- a CDS encoding 2-isopropylmalate synthase: MIIYRDENEIIKKALENLNIPDRVYIFDTTLRDGEQTPGVSLTPEEKIEIAIKLDDLGVDVIEAGFPVSSLGEQEAIKKICSLNLDAEICGLARAVKKDIDVAIDCGVDRIHTFIATSPLHRKYKLKKSKEEIINIAVEAIEYIKEHGIRVEFSAEDATRTELDYLIEVYKKAVEAGADIINVPDTVGVMIPRAMYYLISELKKEIKVPISVHCHNDFGLAVANSLAAIEAGAEQVHCTINGLGERGGNAALEEVVMSLMSIYGVKTNIKTEKLYEISQLVSKYTEIKVQPNKAIVGENAFAHESGIHAHGVLAHALTYEPIPPELVGQKRKIILGKHTGTHAIEAKLKELGIEVGKDINKEQFDEIVKRIKALGDKGKRVTDRDVEAIVEDVVGKLAKEERVVELEQIAVMTGNRVIPTASVALKIEEEIKKSSAIGVGPVDAAVKAIQKAIGEKIKLKEYHINAITGGTDALAEVIVTLEGYGREITTKAASEDIVRASVEAVIDGINKILVKKEK, translated from the coding sequence ATGATAATTTATAGGGATGAGAATGAGATTATAAAAAAAGCCCTTGAAAACCTAAATATTCCAGATAGAGTTTATATCTTTGACACAACACTTAGAGATGGTGAGCAAACTCCTGGAGTATCTCTAACACCAGAGGAAAAGATAGAAATTGCCATAAAATTAGATGACTTAGGAGTTGATGTTATTGAAGCTGGATTTCCGGTATCTTCCTTAGGAGAGCAGGAGGCAATTAAAAAAATCTGCTCACTAAACTTAGATGCTGAAATCTGTGGATTGGCAAGGGCTGTTAAGAAAGATATAGATGTAGCTATTGACTGCGGAGTTGATAGAATCCACACATTTATAGCAACCTCTCCATTGCACAGAAAATACAAACTAAAAAAATCTAAGGAGGAAATTATTAACATAGCAGTTGAGGCTATAGAGTATATAAAAGAACATGGAATTAGAGTAGAGTTTTCAGCAGAAGACGCTACAAGAACTGAGCTTGATTATTTAATAGAGGTCTATAAAAAGGCAGTTGAAGCTGGAGCAGATATAATCAACGTCCCAGATACAGTTGGTGTTATGATTCCAAGAGCTATGTATTATTTAATAAGTGAGTTAAAGAAGGAGATAAAAGTTCCTATATCTGTGCATTGCCATAATGACTTTGGTTTGGCTGTTGCTAATTCATTAGCTGCTATAGAAGCTGGAGCAGAGCAAGTTCATTGCACAATCAACGGTTTAGGAGAGAGAGGAGGAAATGCTGCCTTAGAAGAGGTAGTTATGAGCTTAATGTCAATTTATGGTGTTAAAACTAATATTAAAACTGAGAAATTATATGAGATATCTCAACTTGTATCAAAATACACTGAAATTAAGGTTCAACCAAACAAGGCAATCGTTGGAGAAAACGCTTTCGCTCACGAGAGCGGAATACATGCACACGGAGTTTTAGCTCATGCACTAACCTATGAGCCTATCCCTCCAGAATTAGTTGGGCAGAAGAGAAAGATAATATTAGGTAAGCACACTGGGACACATGCAATTGAGGCAAAGTTAAAAGAGTTGGGAATTGAGGTTGGTAAAGATATAAATAAAGAGCAGTTTGATGAGATAGTTAAGAGAATTAAAGCCCTTGGAGATAAGGGGAAGAGAGTTACTGACAGAGATGTTGAGGCAATCGTTGAGGATGTTGTTGGTAAGTTAGCTAAAGAAGAGAGAGTTGTTGAATTAGAGCAGATAGCAGTTATGACTGGAAATAGGGTTATTCCAACTGCATCAGTTGCTTTAAAGATTGAAGAAGAGATTAAGAAAAGCTCAGCTATTGGTGTTGGGCCTGTAGATGCGGCAGTTAAAGCAATACAAAAAGCAATTGGGGAGAAGATTAAACTTAAAGAGTATCATATAAATGCCATAACTGGAGGAACTGATGCATTGGCAGAGGTTATCGTAACCTTAGAAGGATATGGTAGGGAGATAACAACAAAAGCAGCAAGTGAGGATATAGTTAGAGCTTCAGTTGAGGCAGTTATAGATGGAATAAACAAGATCTTGGTAAAAAAAGAAAAATAA
- a CDS encoding CoB--CoM heterodisulfide reductase iron-sulfur subunit A family protein encodes MSPRVGVFVCYCGANINGVVDCEAVRDFAEKLDGVVVAKTYPFMCADPGQNLIKEAIKEYNLDRVVVAACTPKIHEPTFRNCIKEAGLSPYYLEFVNIREHCSFVHMHEPEKATKKAMELVAGAVERAKRLEDVPQKVVDVDKSCLIIGGGIAGIQAALDLGDQGYKVYLAEKEPSIGGRMAQLAKTFPTDDCALUILAPKMVSVANHPNVELITYAEVKNVEGYIGNFEVTIEKKPRYVDENICTGCGACAAVCPIEVPNEFDLGLGTRKAIYVPFAQAVPLVYTIDMDHCIRCGLCEKACGPGAIKYDQKPEEIKLKVGTIICAVGYDEFDCTLKEEYGYGVYDNVITTLELERMINPAGPTGGHEIRPSDGKHPHRVVFIQCVGSRDAKVGKPYCSRICCMFALKNAQLIKQHDPSTEVYICYMDIRAFGKGYEEYYRRAQEQFGVKFIRGRPACIMEDPETKNLIVRVEDTLLGEIVEIEADLVVLSAGLSPRPDNPKLAKMLGLELSPDGFFKELHPKLAPVNTKVDGIAIAGVAQGPKDIPDTVAQAKGAASAVSIPMAQGQFKIEMIRAVVDEDVCGGCQVCAKMCPYNAITYVEKDGHLVAQVNDVACKGCGACAGACPSGAMQLRYYRDEQIISFIDGVLEAHQKLES; translated from the coding sequence ATGTCCCCAAGAGTTGGGGTATTTGTCTGTTACTGTGGAGCGAACATCAACGGTGTTGTTGATTGTGAAGCAGTAAGAGATTTTGCTGAAAAATTAGATGGCGTGGTTGTAGCTAAGACATATCCTTTTATGTGTGCTGACCCAGGACAAAACTTGATTAAAGAGGCAATAAAGGAATACAACCTCGATAGAGTTGTTGTTGCTGCATGTACACCAAAAATTCACGAACCTACTTTTAGAAATTGTATAAAAGAAGCAGGTTTATCTCCATATTACTTGGAGTTTGTTAATATCAGAGAGCATTGTTCATTTGTCCACATGCATGAACCAGAAAAAGCAACTAAAAAAGCAATGGAGTTAGTTGCAGGTGCTGTTGAAAGAGCTAAGAGATTAGAAGATGTTCCACAAAAAGTTGTAGACGTTGATAAATCTTGCCTAATCATTGGAGGAGGTATTGCTGGAATTCAGGCAGCCCTTGACTTAGGAGACCAAGGGTATAAAGTATATTTAGCTGAAAAAGAGCCATCAATTGGAGGTAGGATGGCTCAGCTTGCTAAGACATTCCCAACTGATGACTGTGCGCTGTGAATTTTGGCCCCAAAGATGGTTAGCGTTGCAAACCACCCCAATGTTGAACTCATTACCTATGCTGAAGTTAAAAATGTTGAAGGATACATTGGAAACTTCGAAGTTACAATTGAAAAGAAACCAAGATACGTTGATGAAAATATCTGTACAGGATGTGGGGCTTGTGCCGCAGTATGTCCAATAGAAGTGCCAAACGAGTTTGACTTAGGTTTAGGAACAAGAAAAGCTATCTATGTTCCATTCGCACAGGCAGTTCCTTTAGTATATACAATTGATATGGATCACTGTATAAGATGTGGGTTATGTGAAAAAGCTTGTGGTCCAGGAGCTATAAAGTATGATCAAAAACCAGAGGAGATTAAGTTAAAGGTTGGGACAATCATCTGTGCAGTTGGTTATGACGAATTTGACTGTACACTAAAAGAAGAGTATGGTTACGGAGTCTATGATAACGTCATAACAACCTTAGAATTAGAAAGAATGATTAACCCAGCAGGACCAACAGGAGGACATGAAATAAGGCCAAGTGATGGAAAGCATCCACATAGAGTTGTATTTATCCAGTGTGTTGGTTCAAGGGATGCAAAAGTTGGAAAACCATACTGTTCAAGAATCTGTTGTATGTTTGCTTTAAAGAACGCTCAGCTTATAAAACAACACGACCCAAGTACAGAAGTTTATATCTGTTACATGGATATCAGAGCGTTTGGTAAAGGTTATGAAGAATACTACAGAAGAGCTCAAGAGCAGTTTGGAGTTAAATTCATTAGAGGAAGACCAGCCTGTATAATGGAAGACCCAGAGACAAAGAACTTAATTGTTAGAGTAGAAGATACATTATTAGGAGAAATCGTAGAGATTGAAGCAGATTTAGTTGTATTGTCTGCTGGTTTATCACCAAGACCAGACAATCCAAAATTAGCTAAGATGCTTGGTTTAGAATTAAGTCCAGATGGATTCTTCAAAGAATTACATCCAAAGTTAGCTCCAGTTAATACAAAAGTTGATGGTATAGCAATTGCTGGGGTAGCTCAAGGGCCAAAAGATATCCCAGATACAGTAGCTCAGGCTAAAGGGGCTGCAAGTGCTGTTTCAATACCGATGGCACAGGGACAATTCAAAATTGAGATGATAAGAGCAGTTGTTGATGAGGATGTATGTGGAGGTTGCCAAGTTTGTGCTAAGATGTGCCCATACAACGCTATAACCTATGTAGAGAAAGATGGACATTTAGTAGCTCAAGTTAATGACGTTGCTTGTAAGGGATGTGGAGCATGTGCTGGAGCATGTCCAAGTGGAGCAATGCAGTTAAGATACTACAGAGATGAGCAGATAATCTCATTCATTGATGGAGTATTAGAAGCTCATCAAAAGTTAGAGAGCTAA
- the vhuB gene encoding F420-non-reducing hydrogenase associated-polyferredoxin VhuB gives MSITIQRDACLVCYACQAECPTKAIDIDNFNVCNLCMECVKACPTGALVEEEIEINGKKLKRVSYLAHKCEKCGNCAEACPIGIKKVDDDFPYSKGHCVLCQKCIEVCPIEIISLPGVIDKPKREVKAPKEPIVVTEACVGCGICVPECPVSAITLEDGKAVIDKSKCIYCSICAQTCPWNAIFVAGKIPKKRRKEVKKFEVNAEKCIYCLKCVEVCPGNMIKVDKENMIVIPPKSCPACKLCVNTCPVNALELEVKLSSPHPITDEGLVIVEEDYEVLKKCASVCPTEAIVVDEDKKEVRMCIVCGACTVACPTGALKLGKIEHNGKEYNRIEFSPYLCDKCGKCVEVCPMKTLRLSRGKLPLKGYCVMCLLCLSVAEKEKKGKKVLELR, from the coding sequence ATGAGCATAACAATTCAGAGGGATGCTTGTTTGGTGTGTTATGCGTGTCAGGCGGAGTGTCCAACCAAAGCAATAGATATAGATAATTTTAACGTTTGTAACTTGTGTATGGAGTGTGTTAAGGCTTGTCCGACTGGGGCTTTGGTTGAGGAAGAAATAGAAATCAACGGAAAGAAGTTGAAGAGGGTTAGTTATTTGGCTCATAAGTGTGAGAAATGCGGTAACTGTGCTGAGGCTTGTCCTATTGGGATAAAGAAGGTTGATGATGACTTCCCTTACTCAAAAGGACATTGTGTCCTTTGCCAAAAATGTATTGAAGTTTGTCCGATTGAAATCATCTCCTTGCCTGGAGTTATTGATAAGCCTAAGAGGGAGGTTAAGGCTCCGAAGGAACCGATTGTAGTTACAGAGGCTTGTGTTGGTTGTGGAATTTGTGTTCCTGAGTGTCCTGTAAGTGCAATAACCTTAGAGGATGGGAAGGCAGTTATTGATAAGAGTAAGTGTATTTACTGTAGTATTTGTGCTCAAACATGTCCATGGAATGCCATATTCGTAGCTGGTAAGATACCTAAGAAGAGGAGGAAGGAGGTTAAGAAGTTCGAAGTCAATGCAGAGAAGTGTATCTACTGTCTAAAGTGTGTCGAAGTCTGTCCAGGGAATATGATTAAGGTTGATAAAGAAAATATGATTGTCATCCCACCAAAATCATGTCCAGCTTGTAAACTCTGTGTAAACACCTGCCCAGTCAATGCATTAGAGTTAGAGGTTAAGTTAAGCTCACCACACCCAATAACCGATGAAGGTTTAGTCATCGTAGAAGAGGACTATGAGGTTTTGAAAAAATGTGCCTCAGTCTGCCCAACTGAGGCAATAGTAGTCGATGAGGATAAAAAAGAAGTCAGAATGTGCATCGTCTGCGGAGCTTGTACTGTAGCCTGCCCAACCGGAGCTTTAAAATTAGGTAAGATAGAACATAACGGTAAAGAGTATAACAGAATCGAATTCAGCCCATACTTATGTGACAAATGCGGAAAATGTGTAGAAGTCTGCCCAATGAAGACTTTAAGACTATCAAGAGGCAAACTACCACTAAAAGGCTACTGCGTAATGTGCTTACTCTGCTTAAGTGTTGCTGAGAAAGAGAAGAAAGGAAAGAAGGTTTTGGAATTAAGATAA
- the vhuA gene encoding F420-non-reducing hydrogenase Vhu subunit A, translating into MGKIVIEPLSRLEGHGKVTITLDENGKPKDVKLHITALRGFEQFVIGRPAEEVPRIVPRICGICQTAHHLASVKAVDAAWGVEIPEPAKKLRELMHIGNMIHSHALHFYFLAAPDFVLGPEADPAIRNIVGVIDKAPEVAKQAIALRKFGQKIVEAVGGKAIHPVTGIPGGQAKRLTEEERDELLKDADQMIEYAKNGVELIKQLNEQYMEQIKTLGVIDTYYLGLVKDGKHNFYDDTLRFLSPDGKEKVDFKPAEYLDYIGEHVVPHNYVKYPYYKKAGYPDGIYRVGPLAMLNVCDAMETPIAEEYRKEFFDIFGFPANQSLAYNHARLIELVEACEKAKILLEDNDITSDDIKADVEPKAGNGVGVVYAPRGVLIHNYETDDNGIVVKANMIVATTHNVPTMEKAIQQAAQVIFK; encoded by the coding sequence ATGGGGAAGATAGTAATTGAGCCCCTATCAAGATTGGAAGGGCATGGTAAGGTTACAATAACCTTAGATGAAAATGGAAAGCCTAAAGATGTTAAGTTGCATATAACTGCATTGAGAGGATTTGAGCAGTTTGTTATTGGGAGACCAGCAGAGGAAGTGCCAAGGATAGTACCAAGAATCTGTGGTATTTGTCAAACAGCTCACCACTTAGCGAGTGTTAAAGCAGTTGATGCCGCTTGGGGTGTAGAAATTCCAGAACCAGCTAAAAAATTAAGAGAGTTAATGCATATTGGGAACATGATTCATAGTCATGCATTGCACTTCTACTTCTTAGCAGCACCTGACTTTGTTCTCGGCCCAGAGGCAGACCCGGCAATAAGAAACATTGTTGGAGTTATAGACAAAGCTCCAGAGGTTGCTAAGCAGGCAATTGCCTTAAGAAAGTTTGGTCAAAAGATTGTTGAGGCTGTTGGAGGAAAGGCAATCCACCCAGTTACTGGAATCCCAGGAGGGCAGGCAAAAAGATTAACAGAAGAAGAAAGAGATGAGTTATTGAAAGATGCTGACCAAATGATAGAATATGCAAAAAATGGAGTTGAATTAATAAAACAATTAAATGAGCAATATATGGAACAAATAAAGACATTAGGAGTTATAGACACCTATTACTTGGGTTTAGTTAAAGATGGAAAACACAACTTCTACGATGATACCTTAAGATTCTTATCACCAGATGGAAAGGAGAAGGTTGATTTCAAACCAGCTGAGTATTTGGATTACATAGGAGAACACGTTGTTCCTCACAACTACGTCAAATACCCATACTATAAAAAGGCTGGATATCCAGATGGTATCTACAGAGTTGGGCCTTTAGCTATGTTAAATGTCTGTGATGCTATGGAGACACCAATAGCAGAAGAGTATAGGAAGGAGTTCTTTGATATCTTTGGATTCCCAGCTAATCAGTCACTAGCTTATAATCATGCAAGATTGATAGAGTTAGTTGAAGCATGTGAAAAGGCAAAGATACTGTTAGAGGACAACGATATTACATCAGATGATATAAAAGCAGATGTTGAACCAAAGGCTGGAAACGGTGTTGGAGTAGTTTATGCTCCAAGAGGTGTTTTAATCCACAACTATGAAACTGACGACAATGGAATTGTTGTTAAAGCCAACATGATTGTTGCAACAACTCACAACGTCCCAACAATGGAGAAAGCTATTCAACAGGCAGCTCAAGTAATCTTCAAATAA
- a CDS encoding formylmethanofuran dehydrogenase subunit B: protein MVKVVRNVVCPFCGTLCDDLEILVEDNHIVGTRHACRIGNAKFMHFEGAVRYTEPLMRENKKDEFKKVDYETAIEETARLLVESSLPLIYGWSATECHAHMYGVELAELVGAVIDNTASVUHGPSVLALQDVGYPVCTLGEVKNRADVIIYWGSNPMHAHPRHMSRYSVFARGFFRERGREDRTLIVVDPRETDTAKLADVHLQVEPHKDYELISAMRAVLKGFELQVDKVAGVPVDLIYEAMEICKNAQFGELFFAMGVTMTRGKHRNIDNAIQLVIDLNAYTKFGLMPMRGHYNVNGFNQVLTWVTGFPFGVDFSRGYPRYNPGETTANDLLQRGETDMMLNIASDPGAHFPQKAVQHMAKIPLVCIDPHETPTTQLANIIIPPAIAGVEVEGTAYRMDGVPIQLRKVIDPPEGVLPDREILKMLIKKVKEML, encoded by the coding sequence ATGGTAAAGGTTGTTAGAAACGTTGTCTGTCCATTCTGTGGGACTTTATGTGATGACTTAGAGATTTTGGTTGAAGACAACCACATAGTTGGAACAAGACATGCTTGTAGAATTGGTAACGCTAAGTTTATGCACTTTGAAGGGGCTGTGAGATATACAGAGCCATTGATGAGAGAAAATAAAAAGGATGAGTTCAAAAAAGTTGATTATGAAACTGCAATTGAAGAGACTGCAAGACTATTAGTTGAATCCTCATTACCTTTAATTTACGGATGGAGTGCTACTGAATGCCACGCACATATGTACGGGGTTGAGTTAGCTGAATTGGTTGGGGCTGTTATTGATAACACTGCAAGTGTTTGACACGGGCCTTCTGTTCTGGCATTGCAGGATGTAGGATACCCGGTCTGTACCTTAGGAGAGGTTAAGAATAGAGCTGATGTAATTATTTATTGGGGTTCAAATCCAATGCACGCCCACCCAAGGCATATGAGTAGGTATTCAGTATTTGCGAGAGGATTTTTCAGGGAGAGGGGTAGAGAGGATAGGACTTTAATTGTCGTTGACCCAAGAGAGACTGATACTGCAAAGTTGGCAGACGTGCATTTGCAGGTTGAGCCTCATAAGGATTATGAGTTAATTAGTGCAATGAGGGCTGTATTAAAAGGCTTTGAATTGCAAGTAGATAAAGTTGCAGGAGTTCCAGTTGATTTAATCTATGAAGCTATGGAAATATGTAAGAATGCCCAGTTTGGAGAGTTGTTCTTCGCTATGGGAGTAACAATGACAAGAGGTAAGCATAGAAACATTGACAATGCCATCCAATTGGTTATTGATTTAAATGCTTACACAAAATTCGGACTAATGCCAATGAGAGGACACTACAACGTCAATGGATTCAACCAAGTATTAACATGGGTTACTGGTTTCCCATTTGGAGTTGATTTCTCAAGAGGATATCCAAGATACAACCCAGGAGAAACAACAGCTAATGACTTGTTGCAGAGAGGAGAGACTGACATGATGTTAAACATCGCTTCAGACCCTGGGGCACACTTCCCACAAAAGGCAGTGCAACATATGGCAAAGATACCATTAGTTTGTATCGACCCACACGAAACACCAACAACTCAGTTAGCTAACATTATAATTCCTCCAGCAATTGCTGGAGTTGAGGTTGAAGGAACTGCTTATAGAATGGATGGAGTTCCAATTCAGTTGAGAAAGGTTATAGACCCACCAGAGGGTGTTTTACCAGATAGAGAAATATTGAAGATGCTCATTAAGAAAGTTAAAGAGATGCTCTAA
- the vhuU gene encoding F420-non-reducing hydrogenase selenoprotein subunit VhuU encodes MAEKSTVKVDEVKLNLIEMVLRAYDPUYSCAAHIIVKDEKGNKIIEVIKE; translated from the coding sequence ATGGCTGAGAAGAGCACAGTTAAAGTTGATGAAGTGAAGTTAAACCTAATAGAGATGGTTTTAAGAGCTTACGACCCTTGATATTCATGTGCTGCTCACATAATAGTTAAAGATGAAAAAGGAAACAAAATTATTGAGGTTATTAAAGAATAA
- the vhuG gene encoding F420-non-reducing hydrogenase subunit VhuG, translated as MITLAVKVGMIQLCSCSGCHIALLDLHEKLLDILPNLEIVFAPLIADHKEIPEGIDVFLVEGGIRNEHDEHLIHEIREKSKIVIAWGTCAAYGGIPGLGNLYTKEELLNYVYSTDSTDNKGEIPSEDIPPLEDYVKPISAVVKVDYVIPGCPPTPEMIADAIVALLKGEESKLPKKIVCDECPRKKENVFPEKFKRTYEGRPDPERCLFEQGYVCLGFATRAGCGARCPRAGVPCRGCFGKTDKSLDLGANAANVLANAGEAALEIPDKVALLNRFTLPDALINRKVK; from the coding sequence GTGATTACCTTGGCAGTTAAGGTAGGAATGATACAGTTGTGCAGTTGTTCTGGATGTCATATAGCGTTGCTCGACCTACACGAGAAGCTTTTAGATATTCTACCAAATTTAGAGATAGTTTTTGCTCCCCTAATTGCAGACCATAAGGAGATTCCAGAAGGTATAGATGTGTTTTTAGTTGAGGGGGGAATTAGGAACGAGCACGATGAGCATTTAATCCATGAGATAAGAGAAAAGTCAAAGATTGTCATTGCATGGGGAACCTGTGCTGCTTATGGAGGAATTCCAGGTTTAGGTAACTTATACACAAAGGAAGAACTTTTAAATTATGTTTATTCAACTGACTCAACTGATAACAAAGGAGAAATTCCTTCTGAAGATATTCCTCCATTGGAAGATTATGTTAAACCAATAAGTGCAGTTGTTAAAGTAGATTATGTAATCCCAGGATGCCCACCAACACCAGAGATGATAGCTGATGCAATCGTTGCATTGTTAAAAGGAGAAGAGTCAAAATTACCAAAAAAGATTGTATGTGATGAATGCCCAAGAAAGAAAGAGAATGTATTCCCAGAGAAGTTTAAAAGGACTTATGAGGGAAGACCAGACCCTGAGAGATGTTTGTTTGAGCAGGGTTATGTGTGCTTAGGATTTGCTACAAGAGCTGGATGTGGAGCAAGATGTCCAAGGGCAGGAGTGCCTTGTAGAGGATGCTTTGGTAAGACAGATAAATCATTAGACTTGGGAGCTAACGCTGCTAACGTATTAGCTAATGCTGGAGAGGCAGCTTTAGAGATTCCAGATAAAGTAGCGTTATTAAACAGATTTACACTACCAGATGCTTTAATTAATAGAAAAGTAAAATAA